The following is a genomic window from Podarcis raffonei isolate rPodRaf1 chromosome 5, rPodRaf1.pri, whole genome shotgun sequence.
GATAAAAATTGTGCCCTTCTACAGTTTCCCTTAATTTAAATAGGTTATGCATTGAAGCTTCAGGTAGAATTTGCAAAGGGTATACTCGTATCCAGGACTATGTTATATTTTGATTGCAGTTTGcaacacctggaaaccaactaCTAGCACTCCAAGGACAAACGGAACATATTAATTTGTAAAGAAACTGTATAATCTTATATGTACACTTTACCTGGAATATATAATTTGGAACCGATTCCAGCTATGCAGCTCTATATTTAATGCATCAAAATGTTCCTGCCTGTAAGCATTTGCTGCATGAGTCATAAAACAGTCATAGAAAATATTGAAAAATtgccttcttaaaaaaaatatacccTCACTTGTTTATTCTGTTTCTTAACAGATTTGTGGAGCTGGCACCTCAATACTATTTTAGTAATCTGCCTGCCAGTGAGAGCAAGGCTATTCTGCAGGAAGAAATCAATCATTTATCACCCATTTCAACAACAGGCaaggaagaaaaaacaaacagcaaagatAAAGAATATAAAAAATATCCTGAAACACCTGCCGAACAGCAATGCATTATTCAATAAGTTTGCTATCCCAAACTGTGTTGAAGTATATAACCTCTATGTACAATATATTCCCAACACCAGCTTTTATATGACATGAGAAATGattttaaaacagaacaaaatcgcAGGAGTTTTTTGTTATTATCTTTGGCAACACAGAAACAACCTACAGTTAGTTAGAAAAGTGTTCAACAATTATTAAATGATTACtgttttgaggggtttttttattgcACTTGTAATCACTGATGTTTCAAAATGGCAGTTCTCTGCCAATAAGAACAAGTTGTGTAGGTGATGTATTTTATGAGAATACAAAGGAGATCCTGAAATAATGCAGAATTGGTATGGAAAATTTCTAGACACCACTGTAAAGTCGAATAACTTTTACAGGGTGACTTCACAAAACCGTTAGCTCAGAGAGTGGTTCAGACAGAAAGATATTCTTTGAGTTTATCCATGATGGCATTCATCCTGTCAGCAGGGATTACCATCACAGTTCGTAAAGGTTTCATGGGTACATCTTCAAAAGACCATCTGCCTCCCAAACATGAGTCGCTTTCCTCTTCTACTGAGTAACTGAACTTCAGAAGCGATTTCTAAAACAAAATAAGCAAACTCGTTAAAAGTATTTGAATTGCCgtatttctgcttccttttaaaaaagaattaagaatACGTATATAACTTACACTGTCTGCAAAGAAAGGCCAGGTAAAGTCATTTTAATAAGACACAGTGGTAACCGAAAATTCAATGTCCTGTTATGGAACTTGGTATGCAATGTGTCATAAACTTGCATACCAAATTTAGACTTGCTTGAATGCTTCTACATAGTATGCAGAGATAAATGCTGAAAAAGGTCACTGCACACCCTAGAGGAGACTCTGGAAACATATAATGAACCAGTAGGCTGAACCAAGGGAAAATAGCATCATGTTAAGATGTAGCCTTGGACAACtctttatttttcagataatTCCCATATTCTGTTTTAAAAGCACATGGTATGCCTACCTGATCATGCAAATAAATAGGATGTATGtaaattatattattttttcatgATGTCACTCAATTTTAAAGTGTTCTAAACCACATTTTAGTTTTCAGACAGTATTATGGCAAGGACTGATACAATGTTATGAGAAGTTTGAAAACATGAGAAATCAATATATAAATGTACAGATATGATGGCAACCCCTGAAAACTGGAACATACAAAGGAAACTGCATCTTCAAATCTCTCTACAAGCAggactaattattatttttttaaaaatcaggcatTGCAATTGTCTTTATCTTTTATGTATCGACTGCCTTTCCATTTACATCacgctcaaagcagtttacagcaatgTACAATATGGCCATGAACTTATTATGTCTGGTCTGCTTGAATATAACTGCAGTGCTAGGCTAGGCTAATCTGGGATATGCCTGGGGAGAAGAGTATCTTGTATAAACAACAGATTGAACTATTGAATGTGTGTACAAGTGCTTCCGGCGGGGCTAAAAGAATATTATCTGAAATCTGGCAGATCATCAGGCAATTAATGAAAAACACTACACCCTGTATTAAGTCAAGTGGGACACTGCATGCAAATAATGAGGAAGTTTAAAAGGGTAGGGAGAGGATGGGGCAGGGaagcattacaaaaaaaaaaaaaagcccactaGCTGCCACCCCTTAAATCAACACAGGCAAGATTTGCACACAGAAATATCCCTGACAGCAGATTGCAGCACCCAAGCTATACTTCTACTAGCCAGACACAAGCCCTTGTGACTAGGGTTGGCAAAACCAAATTCATCCCCCATTCAGCCCCAAGGACAGCTTCAATGCAGGCCATTCCGAGCAAAGCTGCTGCTGTAGTAGTGGTCGCAATTGAGCTGACTCCATTGAATCAGGATGCATGAACTGGGGTGCAAGAGCAATGGAGATCTTTCGTCTTTGTTTTCCCTGCCCCCTTTCCATCTATGCTGAACAATTGCCTTGACCACGTTCAATAGCTGCTACACGCTAGAAAGAAAAACAGCCTCAAATCTTTTAGGTTCCCCGGCATACATCAAAATACACCAAAAAAGTTGAGCAACAACAACGAAGTCTCACCTCATAAAAGAATTCTTCCTCAGCATTTGAAAACATCAGTTCTTCTTTCTGGTGGCTGCTGCTTCCCTTTTTTCTGATATTACTCTTCTTATTAGTAAAAGTTTTGCTAATTAGAAGATAGAAGTAGCATTTTCcacaaggtttgtttgttttttgagcttCAATTAGTTCTTTCCTAGAAATAAACACATATTTACACCAAAAATTTCTTCATGCTTCAGTCAAACCTATGCACAACTGCAGGAAAGATCAATCGGAAAACACTTCTATTGCGTCCAGACCTCACTCAAGAGAGTCACATATTTTCAGCCCAATCCACAAATAAAGATGCCTGCTTTGCCACAACAGTGCTTTCTCATGTGCCAAGACAATCCTCAGAAGTGTGCATAAACACACTGTTCCACCATCCCTTAAGAGGTGAGTGAAAACATTCTGAGCAACAAATGCTCCTGCTGTTCTTAGAATATAAAAGGAAACTTTAGGATTATGcatctttttctccttccttcttcttcacaCTGCCTCTCTTCAATCTCACTCCACAGCAAAAAAGCTGTTTCGTTGAAACTGAAGACTTTTCCTTCATGAGCCGTGCAGACCTATGGTCCCCCAGGAGAATTCATAATCTGCTTAGGGGAATAATTGTGAAATTAAATATTTCTGTTCCACTCTTTTTACATGTAAGGGCATTAAGGAAGATCACCTAATGCTCCAGAAGCAAAGCTGGTGGTTACTGGGCAAAACACTGGCCTAGTTCACCCAACATGCTAAGACAAATTCTAGCTTAGCTAGATCACAAATGCCTGGAGAGAGGTTTGCAGCAACTACTAAGCAAGGTTTGATTTAGTATATGGCCCAAACTGTGGTGAAGCTCTCTCTACACGAACCAAAGCTGTGGGCACTTCAGTTCTATAAACCATAGCTTATTGGACCAGGAATATGTCTGTACTACACTCCTTGCTCCCAGTTTTTATGAATATTTAATATTCCTTAAATCCAGTGTTCTGTGATGTCTGAATCAGGAAACTggtgtaacaacaacaaacaaggtCATGAAACCAGGGGGAAAGAGCAAATTATTCTACTGCCAGAACTATTTAAAATCTTTACAAACAACTAAAGATTCTTCTCTGAATTCTTGGCATCAGCTTTGCTAAAACTGCTTACTGATCTCTGATTATGCATCTCACTTATCAGCCTTaattcttaaaataaatatcCAGAGTTTAGTCAAAAGTTCAGAAATTTAAACAAATTTCTGTAACCAATCTGCCAGGAACAGAAACCACTATAATAAAAGATAAATGGTTAGAATGTAGCTGTTTTTAGTGAGTGTTCTCCAAGCGACAGCACAACTCTCAAAACAATTCACAGAACACATTTGTCTGGATCCAATATATTGCAGAGTAATTCTAAGTGGCTTTTTTCATCCCTTACAAAGTGCTTTCACATATGAGTAAAACTCACCTATACACAATATGTGAAATATTGAATGTTTGCACCAAAGGCCACTTTAAGAGATCAATACTAAAAATGTTGGTTTCTGCTTCTCGGGGGACCTTTTTCTTCCCACTCTACACATTTCCATTTAAATAAGATTTCAGAGGTCATCcgaggataaaaaaaaaaaattctgttcaAAAATGGTTTTGGAAAAGCTCTTACTGCAGTTGCTGGTGCATGGGCAGAGCGATCTGGGGAGGTACATTAATGAATCTTTCACTTAGTAGGAAGCCCACAGGCTTGGTGGTGTCACTTAGGAGCTTATCCAGCTGTTCAACCATACTCTGTTCACAGTTCTTCTCACACTGGCTTAAAACCAGCTCTTTAATTTGTTCAGCACATTCGGTACCCTAGGAATCAAAGGATAGATTTTCTTTGCATTACAGAATAATTATTTACATAAGGCAACTTGAAAAGAGAGCTTCTGGGCATTGTTTTACAGGACTCTGGGAAATTTCTTGCTGTGACTTTTAATGATTTGTAGGAATTTCTTTTTAGATTATTTAATCAACGCTCAAACGAATGCATGTAGGGGAGCTTTAATTTGGAAAGGATGACAAAAACGGTAACCAAGCATTAGCATTCCACTCTTGCTTAGGGCCACAGAGCCAGCCACATGACTAAAAGAATACTTTATAAAATTATATGAAGTACTCAGCATAAATGGCCTAATAAAGCAAATGAAAGTGATAAATCAATGCATTAAAACATTGGGTTATAATTTTGTTCAAGCAATGCAAACAACAGGAAACTACAACTGGATCCTActgagtttttaaatgtttattgaggAACACCATTCTAGTACCAACATGATCTTTCCTTACAGAAATAATCTTCAATTAAACAATTATTTCCACAGCTCTTAAGTATGACTGCACTCATCCAGAAAGAGACTGAACAGATATTAGGTGATATCCAATgttaaatccatttatttcagtgaatcTATTCCAAGTATGACTTAGTTTGCTATTGCCTACTAGCACCATCGGTGACGTTCTAAAACAGTGTAATGGCTCATGCAGGTCTTATT
Proteins encoded in this region:
- the BCCIP gene encoding BRCA2 and CDKN1A-interacting protein, with translation MASRAKRRRAVGPPECREEEGGGDTEDDSSEEPGSEEDSDDDDDEEEELNQEVNIEFEAHSISDNDKNGIKKLLQQLFLKAPVSTADLTDILIQQNHIGSVIKQAELLEESDDDDDPDEVFGFISLLNLTERKGTECAEQIKELVLSQCEKNCEQSMVEQLDKLLSDTTKPVGFLLSERFINVPPQIALPMHQQLQKELIEAQKTNKPCGKCYFYLLISKTFTNKKSNIRKKGSSSHQKEELMFSNAEEEFFYEKSLLKFSYSVEEESDSCLGGRWSFEDVPMKPLRTVMVIPADRMNAIMDKLKEYLSV